Genomic segment of Bubalus kerabau isolate K-KA32 ecotype Philippines breed swamp buffalo chromosome 6, PCC_UOA_SB_1v2, whole genome shotgun sequence:
GAGCCCTGTGCAGCAGGCACTTTTCCAGCAATAGGGCAGCCCAGACCTGCCCCCCTGGGGTCCTCAGCCAGACCCAGCAACTGGAGCTCCATCCACACCCAGTTCTGAGAGCTATGGGTCCTAAGGGGAAGCCAAGAGCCGCCCAGGCTGGAGTCCGGCAGGGCCAGTTGGAGCCTCGAAAGGGGGCCCAGCACCTCTGGCCCCAGGCCAGGCCCTGCGTGGGCTCAGCCCACTGCACACTCCAAACAGAatcaattatatatttaaaaggtgCCGCCCCGCAATTCCTGGCGAGCCAGGAGAGCCATCCATCATGGCGCGGCCGTGTTTCACAAGCTGTCGAATTGTGCTTACATTGGTTAAAAGAATCTTTATATTTCATTAAGCAAGCAGATCGGCGGATCTCCCGCCACAGGCGCCATATAGATGGCTTTAATTTTCCAAATCTGCAAATGCATCCGTTATGTCCCCGCGTCGCTGCTGGCTGCAGCCTAATGCCCAGCCAATCGAAGAATCAAGCAGAATTTTATTagggggcattttttttttataaattaacaGCAGCACTGCTAAAAAACCACACGTAAGGCGTCTTTGATTAAAAGCAAAGTGGACCCTCCCTTCAGCTGCACCCAGCTCAGCCACTCCACAGGCCTGTCCCTTCTCTTTTcacctttcctctttttctgaacttttcattccctctccatttcttctcattcCCACATACAGTGAAGAACCAAGCAGAACAACTGTctttaaaggaaaaggaagaaagcaggagGGGAGGAACCAACACTCTGAGTGACTTGTCTCCTCTGTTCCAAGTGTGGTCAGACACATTATCTCACTACCCATGACAGCTACCTTTTACTGAACATTCACCTTGAGCTAAACCCTCTTCTGCTCACATTAACAAGCTTCAGCACAACCCTACCAGATAGGACTTATTATCACCACTGtatgaatgagaaaactgagactgagGGAGGTAAAATCACCTGCCCGAGGCTCTATAGTGACTAACGGGATAGAGACAGGACGGGAACCCCAGGTGGCAGAGGATCTACCTGTACTGATTTCCAGAGTGTAGCCAAGACCTAGGCCCTGGTGAGGACTAGCCCTGGTGCCAAGGGCAGTGGGAGGGGCTGCAGGGGGCCTACTGCCCTGGACTTTCTGCCCTGAGAAATGCTGCCTCCCCTTCACCACCAGAGGCTTGCCCAAGACCCTCTGGGGAAGAGGCCCCTGCAGCCGTCCCCGCTGCTGAGTAGTTGGGAAACCAAAAGGACTCTGGTTTGGCAGGTAGAAGAACATGAATACATAAGTTCAGGAGGTCCAAACCAGGGCTCCTGCCCCAACCCCAGGCTGCTGTGCAACCTTGGCTAGGAACCTGCCATCTCTGACCTCCTCTGACACAACACTGACCAAAATCTTGGTCAGGTGAAGTGTGTAGTTCAAGGCCATCCAGCCACCTGAGGACACTGAGGAGGAgagtcctttgtgtgtgtgtgcacatgcacacacatgaatgTGTATGTGTTGAGGTGGGGGTAGCTGATCAAGATGACCTAGAAGTTGTCCAGCTCTGAGCTGGTGGGTCCaggattatttttttattcaaaacatttttttagggATTCCCTtgatggtccagaggttaagaatctgcctggcaatgcaggggacgtgggttcgatccctggtcagggaactaagatcccacatgccaaggagcaactaagcctgcacgccTCACCTAGAGAGTCCATGCTCCGTGATGAAGattctgtgtgctgcaactaaaacccatgCAGCCAAACACATACATAATtcttttaagtgtttttaaagcatagttgggaattccctggtggtccagtggttaggactcaacgCTTTCactgccagctgctgctgctgctaagtcgcttcagtcgtgtccaactccgtgtgaccccagagatggcagcccagcagactcccctgtccctgggattctccaggcaagaacactggagtgggttgccatttccttctccaatgcatgaaagtgaaaagtgaaagtgaagtctctcagttgagtccaactcttcgcgaccccatggactgcagcccaccaggctcctccatccatgggactttccaggcaagagtactggagtggggtgccattcactGCCAGGGTCTGGTTCAatacttggtcagggaactaagatgttCCTGCAAGCCGCCCCACAGCCAAAAAAGCTAATTAattacagttgctttacaatactaAGTTAGTTTATAGGATTTTAAGAGAAACTCTCTGCCCAGAACATGCCAGATACTCAATACTGGTAATCTCATGAATTTCTTATCCCAATTCTGTGAGGGaacactattattattcccactttacagatgaggaattgaGGCTCTAAGAAGCCAAGTCACTCTTGGTTTATCTGTTTGGGAACTGGAAAGGATGAGCTGCCATCCCAGTAAGCACCCCTATTCCCACACCTCTTCTGAGTTGCCAGGAATCAGCAACGGGAGCATATCCTATAAGACAGCATCAAGACCCTGGCCTTACTCTGACCAGGGACTCTGCAGGTGCCAGGGCTAAGGGCAGACCCGAGATGAGGATACCCCCAGCTGCTCCCTCTTagatgctatttatttttaagatccaTTCTCAGGTCACTGTCAAAACCCCCAACCTCTCGAATCTTCACTGTCAGTATCAGGCACACAATGGTGCAGAAAGTCCAGGAACCAGCCTCTCTCCCCTTGCCAGGCAGCAGATTCTCCCCAGCTATGCCCCACCCTTCCCAGGAGGGTAAGCCTGGGCACCAACAATTCAGTGATTCGATACTGAAAGCAAGACCACAGAAAACAGTCAAGGACACAGTCTAGACACATATTCATCATTTCCAATCCCCCACTCTTGCTTCCTCCTAACCCACTGTACCAGCACCCTCTCACCCGCTGAGACACAAAGTCACCCCCAAAGTCACCATGTGACTGCCTTCCCCTCTGGGAACACTGTCCCTCCACCAGcattacctggagaattcctgatCCCTCATACTAGGCTTGATCCCTCATATTCACCATCTTCTCCAGGACACCCCCCGTGATGGGCCAGGTTGGGGCAGGTGACTTCTTGGAACTCCCATGGTAGCATTACCTCACCAAAATGTAGTTGCCCATTTGCCTGTCCTTCACCCAAGATATAATAATGACTATTTTTCACCAGCCATCCTGAGAGAGACCCGACAGGCAGcatctcatttatttctcacaacaaTCTCATCCCATTTGACTGACAAGGAACCCAGAGAGATAAAGtcacttgcccaaagccacacagctaatCAGCTTAGCCAAGATGGAATCCAGGGAGTCTAACTCCAAAGCATGAACTCCGTGCTCACCAACAGCCCTTAACCTCACCAGTCTGGGGCTCCTGCAAGGTAGGGTCTGGATCCAGAGCCAAGACTCGGTACCCAGCAAGGAAAATGTTAGGCATTCATCCCACAAGTAAAGATAGAGCCAGTCTTTGTCCGGTATAAACTCTGGGGTAATATAAGGAGCACCAGCTCCAGAGGCTCCAATTCTAGCATAATGGTCAGATGGTCTAAAGTCCTGGGTGAGGGGAGACCAGCTCTGGGAGATGTGAGAAGGCCAGCAGAATGCAGAACTGAGTGAGCCAAGGCCCCCAGTCTCCTTCTCACCTGCCTGCACTGCCCTACTCCCATGGACGACCTCATGACCCCACCAGAAGCCAAGCCACCTCCTGGCCATAGCTTCAGCCCTGATTTTGCCACAGACTGAGCCCTGATCCTGTCCCACACCAAGCCCTGGCCATTGCTCCCATCCTGACCATGGCCCCCTTCCCCGAGTGGCATTTGATACCAACACCATGACTTGCACACTGCTACCATTAACCCTCACTGCTTGATCCATGTGCTGAGGGAACAGGCTGTTGGGGTCCAAAATCTCCAGCATCCTCCTTCCAGTTCAGCTGAGGGACCCCAAAGTGGCCCCAAAGTTAGAGCCAAGGACCTCAGACGGTGAGCTTCAGGCTGTGTGGCTTTGCCAGGGTCAGATCTCCAAGCCCTAGAGCCCTTCAGTTTCTCAAAGGAGATGCTCACCTAGCCTCGGGGTTTGGGATGTTGACAGAGAGGGGAGGGAAAGAACGTCATCAGGGACAGCCCCAGAGTTCTGGGTGGGTCTCAGGgcagaccccacccccagggccctCTGGAAGAGCCCAGGGCTTAGTTCCCTACACAAACTGTTATCCATTAACATCCAATTATCCCTCGGTCCGAGCCATTAATTATAAATCAGCCGCTAATTGGGGTAATTAGCCCCCTGCAGGCTAATGGGCCGAGACTGAGAGAGGCCCCTCCACCTACTATTCTCGGATTTTCTGAGGAGCTtaatgttgggggtggggtgcggCGCAAAGAAATCAGGCGgctggagttttgttttgttttgttttaaggcaGCAAAATGCGTCAGGGGAAGAACGGGAAGATGAAAAGGGCCGATTTTTGTTTCTCCTCGAATCCCATCCAGCGTGTGATCTGGAGCACAGGCTGGCTCAGGGGAGGTCTGACCGCAGGCCCTGGGAATCGAACTGGCAGGATAATCGCTTGATTCTCCGCTTCCTTTCCAGCAAAGATGCAGCTGGAAAGCCAGAGAaaacgcaggagacctggacgGACCCGGAGTGGAGCGGCGCACCAGTCGGCCGCCAGCACGTTTCCGCGTCTCACCTGCCTGGAGGAGCCGGCCCTACTCGCCTGGTTTGCCCCGGGTCCGGAGGCCCGCAGGGACGAGTTGGGCCGCTCCAGGATCATCGAGACCCAGGCCTGGCCAGCCCGGAAACAGAGACTGCAGAGTCTCCGCAGAGCCACAGCTCCAGGGTCAGGTCTGGGCCTCCGGCAGCTGGTGGGGTGTCTTGCTGACTTGGAGACCCCAGATCCTACTTTGTGCACAGACAGACCTATGGATAAGTAGGTAAAGGGCCACGCAGCCACAGGGACTCAGACAACCCTGATGCATAGAGCTGTGGGAGCTGGAAGGGGCCTCCAGACCCCGTGGGCTCCAATGACCTAGGGACACACCGAAGCAGCGCCTGCGGCAGCGGTAAACCATTTGCAAGTAGTAACTCCGTCTGGGAAAATGCACTCTGGCCAAGTGACGGCAGATCCAGGGGACTCTTCCCTGCCACTGCCAGAAACCCAGCTTAAGTTGGAAGAACAGACGGGCCAGAGCTGTGATCCTGGGACTGTGTGAGCTGGGATGTCCACCCATCCGGCAGCACTGGGCCGAGTCAAATAAGTTGTTGGAAGAGCAGAGGGGTGACTAAGTGGAAGGACAGCTCGCTggatggcgggggagggggggtgggggtggggaacagaaCAGGATAACGGAGAGCCCAGCTCACCCGTCTTACccaaggggaaactgaggcggaGGGAGGAGCAATGACCCGCCTGAGGTCAGAGATTAGGGTACTCACTGCAGGACGAAGGTCCAGACCAGACCACACGCTTAGCTCGCCACTCACCGTCCCCCCAGTACCCCTCCCTAAACCGCCCGCCTACTCAGTAATGGGCTTtggcgggcggcgggcggcgtCGCCCGGGGCCTTGATTAGATATTTATTGCTGTCATTTACATGGGCACCGCAGGGCGGCCGAGCGGGACTGTGAGAAGcggaggggaaaggagggggagAGGACTGGGAACTTGGGGAAAGTGGGGGTTGGCTCCACCAAGACCAGAGACTTCCTGGAAGGGGTGAGAGGCCGTGAGTGGCGATTCCCCAGGCTAGCAgtgggaatgggggtggggggagcagaagCGAGGGCAGGAgttatggactgaagcccatggGCTGAAACGGTTGAGGAGAGAAGTGGAGCTGTTGGGCCTCAGATGGGTGCCCTGGGAGTGTCTTGTGTGATATGCCTGAGTGTTCGTATGAGTTCAACCTGTATATGTACAGCAGTGTCTGTCTAAGGAgttttgtgagtgtgtgtccAGCAGATTTACCTGTGTGCCCCTATGTGTATGGTTCTCTACCTATGTGACTTCTCACCTGGGTGTGTCCTTGTTAGCCACCCATAGTTCAGGTAACACTAACCCATGCCTTTGACTCTGGGTGGTGGTCagctgtacatgtgtgtgtgtccctgtgtgtCTGTCCATCTGGATGGCTACAAAATGTGTGTGTACAGGACTAGCTCAGAGATTGAGGGGGAGTTTCTTCCCCTCCTTCAGATTCTGCAACCTATAGGCACGTCCGAGTGCTCTAACCACCAAACTCAATTGGGTATTTTTTCGGAACCCAGGTTTAAGGGTGGTAGGCTCATCCTCCATTTCAGACCTGACAGGGCCAGAGTATTGTCAGTTCAGGGTCCTCTGGAAGCTTTTGTTTCTGAAAGATTCACTAAGCGGCTTGTGATGGGATGTATGGGGCCAGGTCTCCAGAGCCAGTTCTGTTCGCATCGGATCAGAGAAACGGCTCCAGTTTCAAGACTACACAGGACTCTGCATGTGAAAGTGGTGGGCACCAGTGCAGGGATTCTCCCAAAACTCACCCTTCACCCTTGAAGCTGACTGGCCAGCCCGAGGTCCGGTGGGGCCCATGTGGAGGCCCGGGTGCTCACCTTTGAAGCCACCTTCGCCCAGGGCGGGTTTCCTTTCCTATGCACTTTTGCTCTCTGTTCCACTTTCTCCGCAGAGTCTGTGTGGCTGCATGGTTCCCGCTTCCCAGCAGGATTCATGCCCATAACATCTGAGGGGGTGGCGGAAGCTGTTTACCCCCATCCTGAGTAGTGAATCCCTGCCTCTTGTCCAGAGACTGTATCTGCCCCAGCCACGGAAATTTGAACCAATTATTCGGATAATTTGCTCTCACTGGgcaacaaatttaattttttttctgacctCCTACACGCACATGAGCACAGCTGGTTTGCAGAGAGAGGACGTAGGAACCAAATTCACCGACCCTTTGGTCAGACTGTCTTCTCCTTTGGGGGAAGACTGaggatgaagagaagtgaaacgcAAATCCCTGCAAAATTGAAAACAACTCTTCAGCCCAGTCCACCTAAAACTAATAGGCAACAAGACCTCCTAGAAGATGCTGGGTCCGGCCAACCCGCCTGCAGTGCATAGGTTCCAGAGCTGCATTAAGAAAGACACCGGGCCACCCAGCCGTCGGGACTGCAAACTGGGAACCTATGCAATTTCGCAGCTGCGGCGCAAACAGCCTCCAGGATGCCAACCGGGCCACTCCTCCGGCCAGCTCGCAAGGCCGATCCAGGCAGTAAAGCCCTCTGCTCTCCCCGACGTCCTTAACCCAGGGCCACCTCAGAAAACCAGCCCTAGCCCGATCGACTCCGTGCCTTTGCAGAATTTTCTAAAACGAAAAAGATAGTCCCATGCCCTGGGCGGACCAGCGCTCGAGGCTCCACGGGTTCACTACTTTGGGGGATTCGAAACAGGAGCAAAGGGTGGAAAGGGCGCAGATTCCCGCCTCCTCCCACTCCCCAATGCGGGACTCCCTCATCGGACAAACAACGAACctgaggaacacacacacacaccaccaccaccaccaccaccagaatcAGGGCAAGTTCAGGCCCCATATCTGGGGCGAATTTAGAGGAGGAGAGGTTCCGCTCGGCCCCTAAGCGCACCACCAGGGCCGCAGCGGCCCCTGCGGAGAGCCCGGAAACTCCTGATGGACGAGAAAGTTCAGCCGGCAGAGTCCGGGACACCGCCTGTCCCCGTCCAGAACTGGGTCACAGCTACCCGCCATGGGAGGCCCAAGGAGGAGAGTCCCTGGCAATGCCCCCTGCCCCTTGACAGCTTCACCCGAAGCACCACGAAGAGGCTCCGGGTGCTGGCCCCAGCCTGCCGTTCCACACGTAGCTCACCCGACGCACGCCAGTCGAGGCCGCGGAGGCAAAACGAATTCCAGGGGACTAGGCCCGCTGCGCCCCAAACACCCACCTGGGGGACTCCAGCCCTAGGCTGCATTTACGAGGACAGAAGCTGGCTGAGCGCTGAACCACCCCCAACCGGAGAATTCTCGCAGAATCGCAGTCCGGAGAGAAAAGGCTCACTCGCCGCGGGTGGAGTGTGAACCAGGGACGCGCAGCCCGGACCGATGCAGGATCCCGGGCAATGCCCGGGGCATCGGGCGGTTCGCTGGGCGGCGTGGATGCGGAAGCTGGGGAGGTGTGGGGGCGACCCCTGTGCTACCCCAGCGGGGACCTGGGCTGCGGGCCGTGCCCCCTCCCCAGTCCTGGCCCCGGGCTCCGCGACGCCCCGAGGCCGCATCTGCTCCACATTACCCCCGAccacctcctccccgcccccctccaAACTGAGAAGGATTTGTCTCCGCTTAATATCCAAaccttttttgtatttattttttttcaggggCGAAGTAATATCTTCCAAATGAGGCAAAACCGTGACCGATCCGAAGCGTTCTCTGCGGGTGCCTGCGTCTCCGCGGGCCGAGGCTTCCGTCTGGGCCTCCGCGCGTTTCTGCCCACggctctctcttttccctctttctgcCTCGGAATTTCGAATTCTGCTTTCGGTCCGGCTCCTTGGGCTGTTCCCTCTCTCTGCCTCCGTCGTCAGCCCTAGGTATCACTCCCTCCGTTTCACCCTACGCGTCTCCCGAtctctccctgcctctgtctcCCTGGCCTGTCCCTCTTTCCTCTCTGTCCCTTCGCAGTCTGTTTGTCCGTCTCCAAGTCCCTGGCCCCAAGCAAACTTTCCGGTCCTCCCGGCGGATCGGGAACTGCAGGACCACTAGAGTGGTGGCGGTCCCCAGAGTTCGCCCGCGTCCTCCCCGTCCCGGCGCCCCAGCCCAGCTCGGCCCCGCCGGCCGTACCCGCTCGCACCTGGTCTCCCAGGCCCGCGCCGCCGTCGCCGCTGCCATCTACGCGCGCCTCGGCCGGGGCTGGAGTTTTAAACGGCGTTTCCCGGGCGCCCCGCGCGGGCCCACGCGTTCCCCAATGGCCCGGGTGGCTGCCAATCACGCGCcgctcccgcccccgcccccgccccgccccgctggTGCTGCAGAGCGGCTCTCGGCCTAGACTGCCAGGGTCCGACCGTCCGTGGGTCGGTGGGCTCCAGCCGCGTCGGTCACCTCCTTCGAATCTCCGAATCTCCGTCTCCCGGTCCCCGGATCTCTGCCTCTCTCGGGTCTTCAGAAGCCGTAGGCCAATCCCTAGGGCGAGGAGGAGTCTTGAGAAACCTTCCCCTTTAAAAGCCTAACCCCGCGGCTGGACGCTTAGCACCAGACAGGGTCAGCAAGTGATGGCCTGGGGGTGCCCTGACTGACTCACACGCTCACCGTCTCTCCAGGATCGGTCCCGAGCTATGCAtgcgcacacaccacacacacttcTCTCTCCCCCTATCAGCCTCGCACTACCCGCAGCCTTGTCACCACCGTGCCGCCATGCCATCACGCCACCCCACAACAGCGATCAGAGCTCACCGCCCACACTCTCAGCCCATACACAGGACTGCGTTCCTAGCAGCTGGTCACCTGTCTGTCAGTTGGAGGCCTTTTAGAGAGGCTGCTGGCCTGAGACTCAGCTTCACACGAAGCTCACCCACCTGTCTCAAGGGCAAGGGACACCCGGTGCCTGGCCTACATGGGGAACACCTTGGGCCTGGGATCCTCCCGTGCCTACTAGCGCCTCACTCCCTCCAGGCAGGACCAGTTCACAGGAAGACATGTTCTGGCCTGGCAGTGAGCAAGGCCGGCCTCCTGAAAGGTGTGCCAGAGGGGCAGGTTAACGCCCACACTGCTGGTGCTGTTGGAGTGGCAAGGGCCTGCACTAAGACTGTGTGTGTGGCTGCTCTATGTGGAGGTGACTGTCGAGTGCTTGGCCAAGGGTGGGTAGGGTGGGGGGTATGCTGCGTGTGCCCCTGTATAGTGAATTCTGTGTGGGCTGCCTTTGGGCACAGTGGCAGCGACTGTGAGTCACACGTGGACTGTG
This window contains:
- the LOC129656493 gene encoding uncharacterized protein LOC129656493, whose protein sequence is MAWRHGGDKAAGIGLRLLKTRERQRSGDRETEIRRFEGGDRRGWSPPTHGRSDPGSLGREPLCSTSGAGRGRGRERRVIGSHPGHWGTRGPARGARETPFKTPAPAEARVDGSGDGGAGLGDQVRAGLTTEAERGNSPRSRTESRIRNSEAERGKRESRGQKRAEAQTEASARGDAGTRRERFGSVTVLPHLEDITSPLKKNKYKKGLDIKRRQILLSLEGGGEEVVGGNVEQMRPRGVAEPGARTGEGARPAAQVPAGVAQGSPPHLPSFRIHAAQRTARCPGHCPGSCIGPGCASLVHTPPAASEPFLSGLRFCENSPVGGGSALSQLLSS